From Microbacterium sp. LWH11-1.2, one genomic window encodes:
- a CDS encoding nicotinate phosphoribosyltransferase, translating to MTTSTALLTDRYELTMLAASLRDGTAFRPSVFELFSRRLSGGRRFGVVAGTGRLLGLLREFRFGDDELRFLRDEEVVDAASLKHLEDYRFTGSISGYREGELYFPGSPILTVEGTFADAVILETLALSVLNHDSAVATAAARMSIAAGERPLAEMGSRRAAERSAVAAARAAYIAGFGATSNLEAGRSWGIPTMGTAAHSWTLLHDSEEDAFRAQVESMGVGTTLLVDTYDIRTGVETAIRIAGTDLGGVRIDSGDLPIVAGEVRAQLDELGATNTRITVTSDLDEYAIAALAASPVDAYGVGTSVVTGSGYPTASMVYKLVARQDSTGAWIGVAKASADKASYGGRKAAFRTLADGVASAETVVVSDGFEELDTPAEHPDGRPLQVTFVEAGDIDTAHEGVAGTAAARAHHLRVREELPVRALALSKSDPAIPTVYVEAR from the coding sequence ATGACCACGTCGACGGCGCTGCTCACCGATCGCTATGAGCTCACGATGCTCGCGGCCTCGCTCCGGGACGGGACGGCCTTCCGTCCGAGCGTCTTCGAGCTGTTCTCCCGCCGCCTCTCCGGCGGCCGCCGCTTCGGTGTGGTGGCCGGAACCGGGCGCCTGCTCGGACTGCTCCGTGAGTTCCGCTTCGGCGACGACGAGCTGCGGTTCCTGCGCGACGAGGAGGTCGTGGATGCCGCGTCGCTGAAGCACCTCGAGGACTACCGCTTCACGGGGTCGATCAGCGGCTACCGCGAGGGCGAGCTCTACTTCCCCGGGTCGCCGATCCTCACCGTCGAGGGCACCTTCGCCGACGCCGTGATCCTCGAGACCCTCGCCTTGAGCGTGCTCAACCACGACTCCGCCGTGGCGACCGCCGCCGCGCGCATGAGCATCGCCGCCGGAGAGCGCCCGCTGGCCGAGATGGGTTCCCGTCGCGCCGCCGAGCGGTCCGCCGTCGCCGCGGCGCGTGCCGCCTACATCGCCGGCTTCGGTGCGACCAGCAACCTCGAGGCCGGCCGCAGCTGGGGCATCCCCACGATGGGCACCGCCGCGCACTCCTGGACTCTGCTGCACGACTCCGAGGAGGACGCCTTCCGCGCGCAGGTCGAGAGCATGGGCGTAGGCACGACTCTCCTCGTCGACACCTACGACATCCGCACGGGCGTCGAGACCGCGATCCGCATCGCGGGCACCGACCTGGGCGGTGTGCGCATCGACTCCGGCGACCTTCCGATCGTGGCCGGAGAGGTCCGCGCGCAGCTCGACGAGCTCGGCGCCACGAACACGCGCATCACCGTGACCAGCGATCTCGACGAGTACGCGATCGCGGCCCTCGCGGCCTCGCCTGTCGACGCCTACGGCGTGGGTACCTCCGTCGTGACGGGCTCGGGCTACCCGACCGCGAGCATGGTCTACAAGCTCGTGGCCAGGCAGGACTCCACCGGCGCCTGGATCGGGGTGGCGAAGGCCTCGGCCGACAAGGCCTCGTATGGCGGACGGAAGGCGGCGTTCCGCACCCTCGCCGACGGCGTCGCCTCTGCGGAGACCGTGGTCGTCTCCGATGGATTCGAAGAGCTGGACACGCCTGCCGAGCATCCGGACGGTCGTCCGCTGCAGGTGACGTTCGTCGAGGCGGGCGACATCGACACCGCTCACGAGGGCGTGGCCGGTACCGCTGCGGCGCGCGCGCATCATCTGCGCGTGCGCGAGGAGCTCCCGGTGCGGGCTCTCGCCCTCAGCAAGTCGGACCCGGCGATCCCGACGGTCTACGTCGAGGCGCGCTGA
- the murI gene encoding glutamate racemase gives MNDAPIGIFDSGVGGLTVARAIRAQLPRESFVYIGDTAHSPYGPKPIADVRRYALEVLDTLVDQGVKMLVIACNTASAAMLRDARERYDIPVVEVIGPAVRRAVSTTRNGRVGVIGTVGTIGSRAYQDMLEVNERLEVFTAACPRFVEFVEAGITGTPEVLAVAEEYLAPLRDAGVDTLVLGCTHYPFLRGAISYVMGEGVTLVSSDDETAGDVYRQLVRGDLLASPDAASTYVYEATGASADDFTALANRLMGREVRDVQLVQTGVITLPESVSESL, from the coding sequence ATGAACGACGCGCCGATCGGAATCTTCGACTCCGGTGTCGGCGGGCTCACGGTGGCCAGAGCCATCCGCGCCCAGCTGCCCCGTGAATCGTTCGTGTACATCGGCGACACGGCGCACTCGCCGTACGGCCCGAAGCCCATCGCCGACGTGCGCCGCTACGCTCTCGAGGTGCTCGACACGCTCGTCGATCAGGGCGTGAAGATGCTCGTGATCGCCTGCAACACGGCATCCGCCGCCATGCTGCGCGATGCTCGCGAGCGCTACGACATCCCCGTCGTCGAGGTGATCGGCCCGGCGGTGCGCCGCGCGGTGTCGACGACGCGCAACGGGCGCGTCGGAGTGATCGGTACCGTCGGCACGATCGGTTCGCGCGCGTACCAGGACATGCTCGAGGTGAACGAGCGCTTGGAGGTGTTCACGGCGGCATGCCCGCGGTTCGTCGAGTTCGTCGAGGCCGGGATCACGGGAACCCCTGAGGTGCTCGCCGTCGCCGAGGAGTATCTCGCGCCGCTGCGGGACGCCGGTGTCGACACGCTTGTGCTCGGCTGCACCCACTACCCGTTCCTGCGTGGGGCGATCAGCTACGTCATGGGCGAGGGCGTCACGCTCGTCTCGAGCGACGACGAGACGGCGGGGGATGTCTACCGGCAGCTGGTCCGCGGCGACCTGCTGGCCTCGCCGGATGCGGCCTCGACCTACGTCTACGAGGCGACCGGAGCGTCCGCCGACGACTTCACCGCCCTGGCGAACCGACTGATGGGCCGCGAGGTCCGCGACGTGCAGCTCGTGCAGACCGGCGTGATCACTCTTCCCGAGTCCGTCTCCGAATCCCTCTGA
- a CDS encoding ATP-binding cassette domain-containing protein produces the protein MTPSPDDRTDQVDDSETPPKKASSARASTAKPGAAGRPATKKAPAKKAPAARTPARKTTPRTPAKASAETAAPTGEVVIEPAVKLVVDAPTQTAAAARTTAAARAAAAKNTAARSAAAKSTKPAARAATARAAATKPAVSGAKAPAAKAPTAKQTSAKTSAAKTVAAKSAAAKSAAAKTTARTASARSASAKTAAAKAAAAKATAAKAAAAEKAAEEKAAADELDSSLSPVVEGAPSVDDATSAPEPARAEEAPTPQELVVEASAPAEPVVEEPVAAASDVEDPAAEPAVEELVVEEPSVEEAELEEALADASVADEAVVETPADAVSGADAESDDAASDAVGPFGEAAATVAISIRGLVKQFGDNHAVDGIDLTVPAGSFYGIVGPNGAGKTTTLSIVAGLLRPDAGSVVICGIDQARQPLAAKRVMGVLPDRLRTFDRLTGRQLLYYYGLLRGLAADVIEKRAADLARAFDLGDALSRVVSDYSAGMTKKIMLAGAMIHSPRVLVLDEPFESVDPVSSAVILDILRAYVSHGGTVILSSHGMDLVERVCSRVAIIVGGEVLAEGTIDEVRAGQTLESRFVELAGSSGEVEGLEWLHTFSD, from the coding sequence GTGACTCCTTCCCCTGACGACCGCACCGACCAGGTGGACGATTCCGAGACCCCGCCGAAGAAGGCATCATCGGCGCGTGCGTCGACGGCGAAGCCGGGCGCCGCGGGTCGCCCCGCGACCAAGAAGGCGCCGGCCAAGAAGGCGCCGGCCGCGCGGACTCCTGCCAGGAAGACGACGCCGCGGACGCCGGCGAAGGCCTCGGCGGAGACCGCTGCCCCGACCGGCGAGGTCGTGATCGAACCCGCCGTCAAGCTGGTGGTCGATGCACCGACGCAGACCGCCGCGGCGGCGCGCACCACCGCCGCTGCCCGCGCGGCGGCAGCGAAGAACACCGCGGCCAGGTCAGCCGCGGCGAAGTCCACCAAGCCCGCGGCGCGCGCGGCCACGGCGAGGGCCGCGGCCACGAAGCCGGCGGTCTCAGGTGCCAAGGCGCCGGCAGCCAAGGCACCGACCGCCAAGCAGACGAGTGCGAAGACCTCCGCGGCCAAGACCGTCGCCGCGAAGTCCGCCGCGGCGAAGTCGGCGGCGGCCAAGACGACCGCTCGCACGGCATCGGCACGCTCGGCCTCGGCGAAGACAGCCGCGGCGAAGGCGGCGGCAGCCAAGGCGACCGCGGCCAAGGCTGCGGCGGCCGAGAAGGCGGCAGAGGAGAAGGCTGCAGCAGACGAGCTCGATTCGAGCCTGTCTCCGGTCGTCGAGGGCGCTCCGTCCGTCGACGATGCGACGTCCGCTCCCGAACCCGCTCGTGCTGAGGAGGCGCCGACGCCGCAGGAGCTGGTCGTCGAGGCGTCGGCCCCGGCCGAGCCTGTGGTCGAGGAGCCTGTCGCAGCCGCATCGGACGTCGAGGATCCCGCCGCCGAGCCCGCGGTCGAGGAGCTCGTGGTCGAAGAGCCGTCCGTAGAGGAGGCGGAGCTGGAAGAGGCGCTCGCCGATGCCTCCGTCGCGGACGAGGCCGTCGTCGAGACACCGGCCGACGCCGTCTCCGGAGCGGACGCGGAGTCCGACGACGCGGCATCCGACGCCGTGGGCCCGTTCGGCGAGGCGGCCGCCACCGTCGCGATCAGCATCCGCGGACTCGTCAAGCAGTTCGGCGACAACCACGCCGTCGACGGGATCGACCTCACGGTTCCCGCCGGCTCGTTCTACGGGATCGTCGGTCCGAACGGTGCGGGCAAGACCACGACCCTGTCCATCGTCGCCGGCCTCCTGCGTCCGGACGCGGGCAGCGTGGTGATCTGCGGCATCGACCAGGCCAGGCAGCCGCTCGCGGCGAAGCGGGTGATGGGTGTCCTGCCGGATCGGCTCCGCACGTTCGACCGGCTCACGGGCCGTCAGCTCCTCTACTACTACGGCCTTCTGCGCGGCCTGGCCGCGGACGTCATCGAGAAGCGTGCCGCCGACCTCGCACGCGCCTTCGACCTCGGCGATGCCCTGAGCCGTGTCGTCTCCGACTACTCGGCGGGCATGACGAAGAAGATCATGCTCGCAGGGGCCATGATCCACTCGCCGCGCGTCCTGGTGCTCGACGAGCCGTTCGAGTCGGTCGACCCCGTCTCCTCGGCGGTCATCCTCGACATCCTCCGCGCCTACGTGTCGCACGGCGGCACCGTGATCCTCTCCAGCCACGGGATGGATCTCGTCGAGCGCGTGTGCTCCCGGGTCGCGATCATCGTCGGCGGTGAGGTGCTCGCCGAGGGCACGATCGACGAGGTGCGGGCCGGGCAGACGCTCGAGTCGCGCTTCGTCGAGCTCGCCGGCTCCAGCGGAGAGGTGGAGGGGCTCGAGTGGCTGCACACGTTCTCCGACTGA
- the rph gene encoding ribonuclease PH, giving the protein MTDIVRADGRSTDQLREITIERGWSAHAEGSALISFGGTKVLCTASFTNGVPRWLTGKGKGWVTAEYSMLPRATNSRNDRESVKGRIGGRTHEISRLIGRALRAVVDTKALGENTIVIDCDVLQADGGTRTAAITGAYVALADAIEWGREKKFIGKNSTPLLDSVAAVSVGIIDGEPMLDLAYVEDVRAETDMNVVVTGRGLFVEVQGTAEGAPFDKRELDALLELGLAGCADLKDHQLTALAAAAGE; this is encoded by the coding sequence ATGACCGACATCGTCCGGGCCGACGGCCGCTCCACCGACCAGCTCCGCGAGATCACGATCGAGCGCGGCTGGAGCGCGCACGCCGAAGGCTCCGCACTGATCAGCTTCGGCGGCACGAAGGTGCTGTGCACGGCATCCTTCACCAACGGCGTGCCGCGCTGGCTCACCGGCAAGGGCAAGGGCTGGGTCACGGCCGAGTACTCGATGCTGCCGCGCGCCACGAACAGCCGCAACGACCGCGAGAGCGTGAAGGGCCGCATCGGCGGACGCACGCACGAGATCTCCCGGCTCATCGGCCGGGCCCTGCGCGCGGTCGTCGACACCAAGGCGCTCGGCGAGAACACGATCGTCATCGACTGCGATGTGCTGCAGGCCGACGGCGGCACCCGGACCGCGGCGATCACCGGCGCCTACGTCGCCCTCGCGGACGCGATCGAGTGGGGTCGCGAGAAGAAGTTCATCGGCAAGAACTCGACCCCTCTGCTCGACTCCGTCGCTGCGGTGTCCGTCGGCATCATCGACGGCGAGCCGATGCTCGATCTGGCCTATGTCGAAGACGTGCGCGCCGAGACCGACATGAACGTGGTCGTCACCGGCCGCGGTCTCTTCGTCGAGGTGCAGGGCACGGCCGAGGGCGCTCCCTTCGACAAGCGCGAGCTGGATGCGCTGCTCGAGCTCGGCCTCGCCGGCTGCGCCGACCTGAAGGATCACCAGCTGACGGCGCTGGCCGCCGCGGCAGGCGAATGA
- a CDS encoding DUF3039 domain-containing protein translates to MSTPLDSPDQGGVATLDRELEELLREENLEPGDHERFSHYVKKDKILESAITGKPVRALCGKKWTPGRDPEKFPICPTCKEIYESMVG, encoded by the coding sequence ATGAGTACTCCGCTGGACAGCCCCGATCAGGGCGGCGTGGCAACGCTTGATCGCGAACTGGAAGAGCTTCTCCGCGAGGAGAACCTCGAACCGGGCGACCATGAGCGCTTCTCGCATTATGTGAAGAAGGACAAGATCCTCGAGTCGGCGATCACCGGCAAGCCGGTGCGCGCCCTGTGCGGCAAGAAGTGGACGCCGGGTCGTGACCCGGAGAAGTTCCCGATCTGCCCCACGTGCAAGGAGATCTACGAGTCGATGGTCGGCTGA